CGGATTGAAATGAGCCCCGGAAATCGGGCCTAAGATCGTGATCAGGACGACGAGGATTGCCCCCGTTGCCAGCGTATTGCCGAGCAGCGCAAGCGCCGTATCGTCCGTCAGGCTATCCGCCATGATGCCCGAGCCGACGACGGTTGCTACGAGCAGCATCGTGCCGAGCGCTTCGGCGACCAGTCGTCGAGACGGGGGGAACACCGGCGCGCTCATGCCGGCAGGCTCCGGACCATCAAGGCGGCCGATGCCGGGCACAGGCTTGCGGCCTGCCGCGTCGTCAGAATCTCGGCCGGCGCTTCATCACGGGCGATCGAACGAAAACCGAGCGATTGAAAGAAGGGGGCGGCTGTTTCTGTCAACAGATAGGCGGCAGTTGCGCCTTTCCTTTGGGCCTGATCGAGCAGGCCACGGGTGATCGCATGGCCGAAGCCAAAACCTTGCTGATCGGACAGCACGACAATGGAACGCAGGAGTACAGTCTCGCCATAGAGTTCCAGCCCGCCGAAGCCGACCGTCTCGCCGCCACGTGAAAACCGATAGAAGCTTCGGCCGGCGTCTGTGAGGTCATCGACCGGAAGCCCGGCGCCTGCGAGCGCGCCGCGAAGTCTGTCGTCGTGCCCTTCCAAGGCCTGCTGGTTCAATTCGAAACCCATCAGCTCGCCTTGGGCTGTTTAATGCTGGCGCCTTCCATTGTGCCGATCTGGCGCAGGTGCGATTCCAGGGCGAGCTTGTCGATCGAGGAAAGAGGCAGGCTCAAAAAGGCGCTGATCCGGTTCTTGAGGAAGCGGGCGGCCTGCGCGAAAGCGCGGCCTTTGTCGACTTCGCTGCCCTCGACGACAGCGGGGTCCTCGACGCCCCAATGGGCGGTCATCGGATGACCGATCCAGACGGGACAAGCCTCGCCGGCAGCGCTGTCGCAAACCGTAAAGATGAAGTCCATCTCCGGAGCGCCCGGTTCGGCGAATTCGTCCCAGCTCTTCGAGCGGAAACCGACTGTTGGGTAGCCCTGCGCTGCAAGCTCCTTCAGCGCATAGGGATTGACTTCACCCTTCGGCTGACTGCCGGCCGAATAGGCCTTGAATCGACCCTTGCCTTCGGTCTCCAGGATGGATTCCGCCAGGATCGAGCGGGCAGAATTGCCCGTGCAGAGAAAGAGCACATTGTAAACGCGGTCAGGGGTCATTGCAGTTTCTCCTTCATTTTAGGGGTACAGCAGGCCGCAACCTCCGCGGCAGGTGCGCAGATTTCCGGATGCCCGGAACAGCAATCTTCCATCAGGAAGCGAACCAAGCCGCCAAGCGCCTCGTAGTTCGCGGTGTAAATGATCGACCGGGATTCACGCTGCTGCGCGATCAGGCCCGACCGTTCGAGCTCCTTCAGGTGGAAGGAGATATTAGAGGGCGAGACCTCCGCCTTTTCAGCGATCGCGCCTGCCGCCATGCCGTCGGGACCCGAAACTACGAGCATGCGGACGATGTGAAGGCGGGTTTCCTGCGAGAGCGCGCCGAATGCGATGAGGGCTTGACGTTGATCCATATTTCAATAATCCTTGAATCATTGAAACGAGGATTAGCGCAAATGAACGTCATCGACAACAGCAAAATTCAAGAGAACGACATCGATCTCGGCCTGCTGCTCAGTGTGCTTACCGGCGCCAAGGATTCTCCGCTGATTTTCTATTATGACGGCAAGGCGGTGAAGCCTGGCTATCATGTCACCGAGGTCAAGGCGGGCCAATTCTCAGGCCTGGATTGCGGCGCCAATCCCGAAGCGTGGGCGGAAATCTTCATCCAGCTCTGGGATATCGAGGAAGCCGACCGCACGCATATGCCGGCCGGCAAGTTCCATGCAATCATCCGCAAGGTTTCCGATCATGTGCAACTGGATGGTTCGGCGAAGCTGACCTTCGAAGTCAGCGACGGCGTGCGGCCAATGCAGCTTTATTGCGCGGCGATGCCGGTTCTTCGCGCCGGCGCCGTCCATGTTACGCTTTCGCCGCGGCCGGCAAGCTGCAAGCCGCGCGATCGCTGGCTGGCAGAGGAAAACAGCAGGGCGGCGGCCTGCTGCGGGCCACAAGCGGCAGCGAGCGGCTGCTGTGCGTAACGACACATAAGATCGCGCGGCAGGGCAGAGTGGCAGAGAGATCGGAAGTGTATTGACTGACCACCAGTCAGTGATGTAGATGGAGGCTGCCGGTGGTATGCCGGCGGCATCCAGTTCACATCCGGAGATCGCCATGAGCGCGCAGACACTGTTGAACTCTCTGTTCCAATACAAAGCCAGCGTCGACGACGAGCTTCTCGATGCCTTGAACGCGCTCGGGGTGGAGGCGCGATCCGACGAGTTCCGATCGGCCCTTCGCGTCCTCAATCACGCCCATCTCGTCGATCGGATCTTCGCCGCCAATCTTCAACGGCTGGATCACTCCTATGCGGCGAGCTGGAGCAGCGAAGTGCCGGCTTTGGCGCAGTTGTCCTTCGATATCCAAGATACGGACCGTTGGTATATCGATTACACCTCGCGTATAACGCCCGAGGAAATGGAGGAGGTCGTCGACTTCACCTTCACCGATGGCGGACGCGGACGCATGTCCCGCGAGGAGATGCTGGCCCATGTGGTGACGCATGCCGGCTATCATCGCGGCGAAGTCGGTCGTCTGCTGCCTGAGATCGAGAGCACCGCAATGCGCGACGTGTTTACCGGCTACCTGCACAGGACCGATCCCACGCGCCGCCAATGAGAGTGGACTAGTCCTGCCGATGCCGGCCAATCCTGTTTCAAAACCGAGAACCAAACCCCCCGAAGAGCGGCGTGACGAGCTCATGACCGCGGCCGAGCGGCTGTTTCTGGAAAAGGGCCTGGAGCAGACCACGATCGAGGAGATCACGACCGGGGCGGGGGTCGCCAAGGGCACGTTCTACCTGCACTTCTCCTCGAAGGCTGATGTTCTTCAGGCACTGCGCGCCCGTTTCGTGCAGGGTGTGCTGGATGGCATCATCGTGGCGGTCGAAGGACGGAGGCAAGAGGATTGGTGCGGGAAGCTGGCGGCCTGGTCGACGGCATGCGCCACCGGCTATCTCGACGCGGCTGGGCTGCATCATCTCGCCTTCGTGGCAGCCCCTCCCGCAACAAAGGAGGGGCTTTCGCGCAACATCCTGATTGATCATCTGACCGAATTGCTTGCCGCCGGTGCTGGCGAGAATGCCTGGTCGGTCATTGATCCCGGCTTTACGGCGGTGTTTCTGTTCAACGCCCTGCACGGTGTGGTCAATCAGCCCGGCATCGCGGAGACACCGTCCGATCGTGCCGAATTGCTGGGCGCTATCGAGGCGCATTTCCTGCGCTCGCTGGATTTGCCGTCAGGCATTGATTGAGGGCCGGGCATTCCACCATCTGAGCACCCGCATCGCCCGGAGCGTCACCCACCGTGAGGGCTTGCCTTGCCCGTCATCGACCTCGAACCACACCCGACCGGCAGGGCTCTCGTCGAGCGGCCAACTGCCGTCCTGCAAGCGTCTGAAACGCAGGTGCTCGATCGCCACGCCGAGGCGCGGATCGGGATCGGCGCCGGTCAGGATCGCGCTGGCGCGGAAATAGTCGAGCGCGCGCAAAATGTCGTAGCGCCACCGGTTCGGATGCGGGAAGCGCAGGAAGCGTTCGTCGGCCGGCTCGCCGGTGCCAAGGCGGCGGAAGAGGTTGCGGGCCAGCAGAAACTCCTCACCCGTCCTGCGCGCCTCTCGAGACTGATGCGTGCCGCCGGTCGATCTCTGGTATTCCAGCAAACCTTCCAGCACATTGATGGTGCTGGCGAAAGACGAGCGGACGGAGCCATTGATCCGCTCGCAGTTCCAGCCACCGTCCTCGAGACGCTCGCCGGCCAGCCTGTCGACGATGGGTGAGACGTCGATCCCGAAATAGGCGCCATCGGCAACGGTGCGGCCGTTGATGCACTCTTCGACTTCGCCTTCCCAATAGGGCTGGCCGCCTTCTTCCCAACGGGCGTTGGCGCCGATCAATTTGACGGTGCGCTTGGCGCAATCGCAGGCGGGATCGAGACCGAATTCGCGCAATTGCGACAGCGAGAAGGTCGTGGCCGTCCACGGCTGGCCATGCTCCTTCCACTCGCGCGGGTCGAAACCGGCGGGCAGGAAGGCGCCGCCTGCCCATTGCCCGTCCTCGTCCTGGCAGGAGAGCAGCCTTGCGCCCCAGCCCTCGGTCTCGACTTTGGCCCGCTCAGTCATCCACTCCCGCTCCGGAGCATCGAGCAGGTCACGCATCACCTGCCATCGGATCGACGGGTCGGAGTCGAGAAGCCATGCGATTACCGGGTCGGATTGGATCATGGGCGAACCTGTCGGCGGGTCGGGGTCGATGGCTCGTTTATAATTGCTTCGGCCGAGCGGTGCCAGCCGGGTGGGCTCGTCGGCAGCCGTATTGCGCCAAGGAAGGCACGAAGCTGAAGATCAAAACCTCGGTTCGACCTATAATGCGACGGTTGTCGGCGAAAGCCTTTTCGATGCCGAGAATGCGGCGCTTCGCGCCCGATTTCTTAATCATATCCGCAAAGAAGTCGGAGGCAGCCCGATCGGGCCGCCTCTTCATTTATATCCAGGCGCGTCGATTAATAATTACTCAAATCAATTGATGTATCAGTTTGATCCGGGGACAGATTTTACATCAAAGGTTTGCTATGGCGTTTCTAGGTATTTCGGGGATGCAATATTCCGGGGAAATGTTTGCGGGTGCGCGTATTATTGTCGCGGAAGATTCCAACGTATTCACCTCGATGATCAGCAAACGCCTCAAGGAGCTGTTCGACATCGATGTCGAGATCTGCCGCAGCTTCGAGGATCTGCAGGTTTCCTACGACAAGTCTTCCGATCCGATCACGCTGGCGATCTCGAACATCAACCTGCCCGGCGCCGAAAACGGCGAAGCGCTCGAATATCTGGTCGATCTCTCCATCCCGACCATCGTTTTCACCGGCACCTTCCATGAAAACATGCGCGACAAGCTGATGGCCAAGGATATCGTCGACTATATCCTCAAGGACAATATCTTCGCCGTCGATCTTCTGGCGGAATCGATATGCCGCTTCCTCACCAATCATCGCCACCACGTGCTGATCGTCGACGATAGCGCGACCGCGCGGGCTTTGCTGTCGAGCCGGCTGAAGCGCTACAATTTCCGTGTCAGCGTCGCCGAGAGTGGCGGCAAGGCGCTGGAGATCCTGAAGGTCAACCGCGATATCGGCCTTGTCATCACCGACTACAACATGCCCGACATCGATGGCTTCGAACTGACGCGGCGCATCCGCGCCAGTATCGGCTCGCACGAACTGCGCATCATCGGCGTTTCCTCCTCTTCGAACCGGCTGCTTTCAGCACGATTCCTGAAGGCCGGCGGCAATGATTTCATGCTGCGTCCCTTCATCGACGAGGAGTTCTACTGCCGCGTCAACCAGAACCTCGATACGCTGCTGCAAATTCAATCGATGCGCAAGGAACGGGCGGTTGCCTGACGGCCCCTCCAGTATCGCCAGGGGGGCGGAAATGACGGTCGGGGACAGTCGTCGAATTTTTGCAATTACAAGTAATAGCGCCATTATTTGTCCCCTTCACGCGCACAGGCCTCTCGGTTATCGTCCCCGCCGGGGAGAGGGCCGAGTCGCGCCCGTCGGACGCATGGGGGAGTAGCGGCTGTGGCTTTTCAAGCGGATTTTCAGCGGGATGGTATCGGGTTACGCTCCGGCGGGCTTAAAATACTTCTGGTTGAAGATTCCCGGATGTTTTCCGCGGTGCTCTGTCACCGGTTCCAGACGGA
The nucleotide sequence above comes from Rhizobium indicum. Encoded proteins:
- the arsN2 gene encoding arsenic resistance N-acetyltransferase ArsN2, which encodes MGFELNQQALEGHDDRLRGALAGAGLPVDDLTDAGRSFYRFSRGGETVGFGGLELYGETVLLRSIVVLSDQQGFGFGHAITRGLLDQAQRKGATAAYLLTETAAPFFQSLGFRSIARDEAPAEILTTRQAASLCPASAALMVRSLPA
- a CDS encoding arsenate reductase ArsC; the encoded protein is MTPDRVYNVLFLCTGNSARSILAESILETEGKGRFKAYSAGSQPKGEVNPYALKELAAQGYPTVGFRSKSWDEFAEPGAPEMDFIFTVCDSAAGEACPVWIGHPMTAHWGVEDPAVVEGSEVDKGRAFAQAARFLKNRISAFLSLPLSSIDKLALESHLRQIGTMEGASIKQPKAS
- a CDS encoding ArsR/SmtB family transcription factor — protein: MDQRQALIAFGALSQETRLHIVRMLVVSGPDGMAAGAIAEKAEVSPSNISFHLKELERSGLIAQQRESRSIIYTANYEALGGLVRFLMEDCCSGHPEICAPAAEVAACCTPKMKEKLQ
- a CDS encoding DUF6428 family protein, giving the protein MNVIDNSKIQENDIDLGLLLSVLTGAKDSPLIFYYDGKAVKPGYHVTEVKAGQFSGLDCGANPEAWAEIFIQLWDIEEADRTHMPAGKFHAIIRKVSDHVQLDGSAKLTFEVSDGVRPMQLYCAAMPVLRAGAVHVTLSPRPASCKPRDRWLAEENSRAAACCGPQAAASGCCA
- a CDS encoding DinB family protein, which codes for MSAQTLLNSLFQYKASVDDELLDALNALGVEARSDEFRSALRVLNHAHLVDRIFAANLQRLDHSYAASWSSEVPALAQLSFDIQDTDRWYIDYTSRITPEEMEEVVDFTFTDGGRGRMSREEMLAHVVTHAGYHRGEVGRLLPEIESTAMRDVFTGYLHRTDPTRRQ
- a CDS encoding TetR/AcrR family transcriptional regulator, with product MPANPVSKPRTKPPEERRDELMTAAERLFLEKGLEQTTIEEITTGAGVAKGTFYLHFSSKADVLQALRARFVQGVLDGIIVAVEGRRQEDWCGKLAAWSTACATGYLDAAGLHHLAFVAAPPATKEGLSRNILIDHLTELLAAGAGENAWSVIDPGFTAVFLFNALHGVVNQPGIAETPSDRAELLGAIEAHFLRSLDLPSGID
- a CDS encoding squalene cyclase yields the protein MIQSDPVIAWLLDSDPSIRWQVMRDLLDAPEREWMTERAKVETEGWGARLLSCQDEDGQWAGGAFLPAGFDPREWKEHGQPWTATTFSLSQLREFGLDPACDCAKRTVKLIGANARWEEGGQPYWEGEVEECINGRTVADGAYFGIDVSPIVDRLAGERLEDGGWNCERINGSVRSSFASTINVLEGLLEYQRSTGGTHQSREARRTGEEFLLARNLFRRLGTGEPADERFLRFPHPNRWRYDILRALDYFRASAILTGADPDPRLGVAIEHLRFRRLQDGSWPLDESPAGRVWFEVDDGQGKPSRWVTLRAMRVLRWWNARPSINA
- a CDS encoding response regulator yields the protein MAFLGISGMQYSGEMFAGARIIVAEDSNVFTSMISKRLKELFDIDVEICRSFEDLQVSYDKSSDPITLAISNINLPGAENGEALEYLVDLSIPTIVFTGTFHENMRDKLMAKDIVDYILKDNIFAVDLLAESICRFLTNHRHHVLIVDDSATARALLSSRLKRYNFRVSVAESGGKALEILKVNRDIGLVITDYNMPDIDGFELTRRIRASIGSHELRIIGVSSSSNRLLSARFLKAGGNDFMLRPFIDEEFYCRVNQNLDTLLQIQSMRKERAVA